From Epinephelus lanceolatus isolate andai-2023 chromosome 2, ASM4190304v1, whole genome shotgun sequence, one genomic window encodes:
- the LOC117252924 gene encoding ras-related protein Rab-8B — MAKTYDYLFKLLLIGDSGVGKTCLLFRFSEDAFNTTFISTIGIDFKIRTIELDGKKIKLQIWDTAGQERFRTITTAYYRGAMGIMLVYDITNEKSFDNIRNWIRNIEEHASSDVERMVLGNKCDMNDKRQVSKERGEKLAIDYGIKFLETSAKSSINVEEAFFTLGRDIMTRLNRKMNDSNPSGGGGPVKITESRSKKSFFRCSLL, encoded by the exons ATGGCGAAGACCTACGACTATCTGTTCAAGCTGCTGCTGATCGGTGACAGCGGCGTCGGTAAGACCTGCCTGCTGTTCCGGTTCAGCGAGGACGCCTTCAACACCACCTTCATCTCCACCATCG GAATCGACTTTAAAATCAGGACGATCGAACTGGACGGGAAGAAAATCAAACTTCAGATCTG GGACACCGCTGGTCAGGAGAGGTTCAGGACCATCACCACAGCCTATTACAGAGGAGCCATG GGCATCATGCTGGTGTATGACATCACCAACGAGAAGTCTTTTGATAACATCAGGAACTGGATACGCAACATTGAGGAG catGCGTCTTCAGACGTGGAGAGAATGGTTCTGGGAAACAAATGTGACATGAACGACAAGAGACAAGTGtccaaggagagaggagagaag CTGGCAATTGATTACGGGATCAAGTTTCTGGAAACTAGCGCCAAGTCGAGCATCAACGTGGAGGAG GCCTTTTTCACCCTTGGCAGAGACATTATGACCAGACTCAACAGGAAGATG AACGACAGCAACCCGTCAGGAGGAGGCGGACCCGTCAAGATCACAGAGTCACGTTCCAAAAAGAGCTTCTTCAGGTGCTCCCTGCTGtag